The Methanobrevibacter arboriphilus JCM 13429 = DSM 1125 genome window below encodes:
- a CDS encoding Rpn family recombination-promoting nuclease/putative transposase — protein sequence MIYEILRGYDPLYDFLFSNYMASKGCERQLTGLINAILVENNEESVFNLEIIDNKFLSGKVVNNKNCILDLRSKSFDGRVVNIEVQKQGEKYFRRRSHLYISREFSNSAEKGGLERLKSHILINILDFGFCKNNIISRKFNMIDKTELNCEYSGCIKIINVNVSAFRRLKSIDFDNPLHRWLVFLDKKSTREMIEMAMSKDENIKTAHEKVEELLKDEAFLHELNKREQADLKYMGEMAYAKDEGKKEGIGEGMEKGRKEGMEKGIEQGRKEGIEQNELNVAKRMKDFNFSFDDIVKITGLSLDEIEKL from the coding sequence ATTATTTATGAAATTTTAAGAGGTTATGATCCTTTATATGATTTTCTCTTTAGTAATTATATGGCAAGTAAAGGTTGTGAAAGGCAGTTGACTGGTTTGATTAATGCTATTTTAGTTGAAAATAATGAGGAGAGTGTTTTTAATTTAGAAATAATTGATAATAAATTTTTATCAGGTAAAGTAGTTAATAATAAAAATTGTATTTTAGATTTAAGATCTAAATCTTTTGATGGTCGTGTGGTTAATATTGAAGTTCAAAAGCAGGGTGAAAAATACTTTAGAAGGAGAAGTCATCTTTATATATCTCGTGAATTTTCTAATTCTGCTGAAAAAGGAGGTTTGGAAAGATTAAAGTCACATATATTAATTAATATCCTTGATTTTGGATTTTGTAAAAATAATATAATTAGTCGAAAATTTAATATGATAGATAAAACAGAATTAAATTGTGAATACAGTGGCTGTATAAAGATTATTAATGTTAATGTTTCTGCTTTTAGAAGACTAAAAAGCATTGATTTTGATAATCCTTTACACAGATGGCTGGTATTTTTAGATAAAAAAAGCACAAGGGAGATGATAGAAATGGCTATGAGTAAAGATGAAAATATAAAAACAGCTCATGAAAAGGTTGAAGAATTATTAAAAGACGAAGCTTTTCTACATGAATTGAATAAAAGAGAACAAGCTGATTTAAAATATATGGGTGAAATGGCTTATGCTAAAGATGAAGGTAAGAAAGAAGGTATAGGAGAGGGCATGGAAAAAGGTAGGAAAGAAGGTATGGAAAAAGGTATTGAGCAAGGTAGGAAAGAGGGTATAGAACAAAATGAATTGAATGTAGCTAAAAGAATGAAAGATTTCAATTTTTCATTTGATGATATAGTTAAAATTACTGGTCTTTCTTTGGATGAAATTGAAAAACTATAA
- a CDS encoding 50S ribosomal protein L40e, whose translation MARFEEAENRIFKVKICLKCNARNPAAAKTCRKCGYKGLRYKAKEPRG comes from the coding sequence ATGGCCAGATTTGAAGAAGCTGAAAATAGAATCTTTAAGGTTAAAATTTGTTTAAAATGTAATGCTCGTAATCCCGCTGCAGCTAAAACTTGTAGAAAATGTGGTTACAAGGGTTTAAGATATAAAGCAAAAGAACCAAGAGGATGA
- a CDS encoding DUF367 family protein yields MKKFKITIFHADECDKKKCTAFKLEKQNKARIVYNLNQIPRGAIILNPFSDKSASPEDKDLVLKKGVVGLDCSWNKVSSSAKFFSLTKYHRSLPFLIAASPVNYGKPCKLSTAEAIAATFYIVGFKDTAKDIMNGFKWGHTFIELNLELLEAYSGASNSSEVVAIQNEFLKQYED; encoded by the coding sequence ATGAAAAAGTTTAAGATAACTATTTTTCATGCAGATGAATGTGATAAAAAGAAATGCACTGCATTTAAATTAGAAAAACAGAATAAAGCACGTATTGTTTATAATCTTAATCAAATACCTCGTGGAGCTATTATTTTAAATCCTTTTTCAGATAAATCGGCTTCTCCTGAAGATAAAGATTTAGTTTTAAAAAAAGGTGTTGTAGGGCTTGATTGTTCTTGGAATAAGGTTTCTTCTTCAGCTAAATTCTTTTCACTCACTAAATATCATAGAAGTCTTCCTTTTTTAATAGCTGCTAGTCCTGTTAATTATGGTAAACCTTGTAAGCTTTCAACAGCTGAAGCAATAGCTGCTACTTTTTATATAGTTGGTTTTAAAGATACTGCAAAGGATATTATGAATGGTTTTAAATGGGGACATACTTTTATTGAATTGAATTTAGAACTTCTTGAAGCTTATAGTGGTGCGAGTAATAGTTCTGAGGTAGTAGCTATTCAAAACGAATTTTTAAAGCAATATGAAGATTAA